The Paenibacillus pabuli DNA segment AGTTGCTCAAGAACTCGGAATCAGCATCCCACAAGACGGATACCAAGGTAACATGACTTCTTACGAGAACGGTTCGATCGGTGGATACATCACGAAACGTCTGGTAACAATTGCAGAACAGCAATTGGCAGGTCAATACCAATAATATCTGCATCGTAATACGTTACACAGAGGAGCATGGAGCGGCCGGTGAAAACCGGCCTGCTCTGTGCTTCTACTATTAAATAAGACAAACCATATCAAAATTCATTCAAACCGATTTTACTTTAGACGACCGCATACAATCCGAGCGATCAGCCATTAGAACGTATTATAGATCTTTACATACTGATTATAATAATAAATGACTCGTTGTACATAGTGCCGGGTTTCTCCAAAAGGAATATCTTTGACCGTCTCGAAGGAGCCGTCCCACACACCATCTCTTAGCCATCCACTTACTTTGCCTGGTCCGGCATTATATGCAGCGATCATGGCCGTTTCATTGCCATCAAACTGTTCTGAGAGGTTGCGGAGGTACCATGTCCCAAGCTGAATATTCCTCTCGGGTTCATGCTTCAGTTCCTCTAATGAGGTCCCCGGAATTTTAGCCTGCTCCATGATCCAGTTGGCCGTATCCGGCATCAGCTGCATCAGCCCGATGGCACCTCTTCTGGATTCTTTGCTTGTCTTGAAGTTAGTTTCCACCTTGATGATGGAAGCGATCAGAAAAGGGTCTACTTCATAGCTCTGAGACTGCGCACGAATCTCTTCCTTGTAATGAATCGGATAAAACCACGCCATCCAGTTTGTATTCAGGAACAGCACCAATACAAATGAAACAAACATCAACAGCAGTACCCGTTTCTTGCGCAATAGCTTCATATCAGACCCTTATGATGCAAAAATGAAATAACCTGCTGCTCCGTCTCCGACCATAAGCCGCTGTTGTCAATGACTACTTCAGCACGCTGCTTCTTATGTTCAATATCCATCTGCGCATTAATACGGGCGTCAGCCTGTTCCTCTGTCATTCCATCCCGATTCATCAGCCGCTCCCGCTGCACGGATCGAGGTACGTAAACAACCACAACCTCATCAAACTCTTTTTCAAGACCGGATTCAAACAATAAAGGAATATCCGATACCACAAGCTTGTCCGGATAGGCCTCTTCATATGCAGCAGCGCGCTCCCGCATCTCCTGGCGGATAGCCGGATGTGTGATTGCTTCGAGCGCTTTGCGCTCTTCCGGATTCTGAAACACAATGCTCCCCAGCTTTTTCCGATCCAGTGTTCCATCTTCATTTAATATGGCTTGTCCAAACCGCTGTACAGCGGCAGCCAAAACGGGATGCCCGGGCATCATGACCTCCCGGGCAATCACGTCTGCGTCGACCAACAGCGCTCCCTTACTGGCAAGTAGGGCGGAAACACTGCTCTTTCCCGTTGCGATCCCGCCGGTTAAGCCAATATTCATCGTTTCACCTCATAACAGCTTCATTATTCCCATAATCATAAGCAACAACGCAGGCAGCACGGACAGTCTTTGCATCCAACGCAGAGCTGAGAAACGCAATCCGACTTTCATGCCTATTAACAGAAATGCACCACTGAACAGCGCGATGACAAGCGCAGTCCACAATGTGGGGAAACCGAGCAAAGCAGCTCCGAGTCCTGCACCGAAAGCATCCAGTGACAGAGCGATTCCCAGCCACATCGCCTCCTGCGCGGAGATACTGCCTGAATTGTCCATATCCGCCTTGGAAGGGCTGCGT contains these protein-coding regions:
- a CDS encoding lytic transglycosylase domain-containing protein; protein product: MKLLRKKRVLLLMFVSFVLVLFLNTNWMAWFYPIHYKEEIRAQSQSYEVDPFLIASIIKVETNFKTSKESRRGAIGLMQLMPDTANWIMEQAKIPGTSLEELKHEPERNIQLGTWYLRNLSEQFDGNETAMIAAYNAGPGKVSGWLRDGVWDGSFETVKDIPFGETRHYVQRVIYYYNQYVKIYNTF
- the coaE gene encoding dephospho-CoA kinase (Dephospho-CoA kinase (CoaE) performs the final step in coenzyme A biosynthesis.) encodes the protein MNIGLTGGIATGKSSVSALLASKGALLVDADVIAREVMMPGHPVLAAAVQRFGQAILNEDGTLDRKKLGSIVFQNPEERKALEAITHPAIRQEMRERAAAYEEAYPDKLVVSDIPLLFESGLEKEFDEVVVVYVPRSVQRERLMNRDGMTEEQADARINAQMDIEHKKQRAEVVIDNSGLWSETEQQVISFLHHKGLI
- a CDS encoding alpha/beta-type small acid-soluble spore protein; translation: MAQNSNGNSNNLVVTRASAALEQLKYEVAQELGISIPQDGYQGNMTSYENGSIGGYITKRLVTIAEQQLAGQYQ